The Triticum urartu cultivar G1812 unplaced genomic scaffold, Tu2.1 TuUngrouped_contig_1223, whole genome shotgun sequence region CTTTGCCACCCACCGAAAAGGGCCTTTTCCATCCACCCTTGGACATGCTTCCAGATCCTGTCCTTTAAGTACTTAAAGGATCCCTCTTTTGCTCTTCCGACATCCGAAGGAAGCCCTAAGTACTTCTCTGATAATTGTTCATTATTAACATCCAAGACTCGCATAACTTCTTTCCTCAAGTCCTCAGAACACCCCTTGCTGAAGAAGATTGATGACTTATCTTTATTAATACGTTGTCCCGACGCATTGCAATATCTCTGAAGCAAATCATTGACCCGTGTTGCCATCTCTGGTGTAGCATCAAAAAAGAGCAAGCTGTCATCAGCAAAGAGGAGGTGATTAACAATTGGAGCATCTGTAGCTACCTGAATGCCATGTATACTCTCCCCTGGGACCGAAGATTTCAACAAAGATGAGAGGCCTTCTGCCGCCAACAGAAAAAGATAGGGCGAATTGGGGTCACCCTATCGTAAGCCTCGGGTTGGCTTGAATTCCTCTAACTTACCTCCATTAAACATGACTAAAAAAGAAACAGAAGTAACACACCTCATGATAGTTTCGGTGAACCGAGGACTGAAACCTAGTTTCAACATTACTGCCTTCAAATATGGCCACTCGATTCTGTCATAGGCCTTCATCATATCGAGTTTTAGAGCACAGAATCTGTTTCCCTTCAACTTCCTTGTTTTCATATAGTGTAAGCACTCATAAGCGGAGATGAAATTGTCGGTGATTAGACGACCCGGTACAAATGCCGATTGTTCCTCTGAAATGATGTCGGGGAGAATGAGTTTGAGCCGGTTAGCCAATACCTTTGAAGCAATCTTGAAGATCACATTGCATAGGCTTATCGGTCGGAACTGTGCTAAATTTTTTGGACTAGCAATCTTGGGAATGAGAACGATGAAAGTTTTGTTTATCTCCTCCGGTGAATCATCTCCACTCAGAACACGCAGCACCATATCGGTTACCTCCTCACCACATAATTCCCAGTGACGTTGAAAAAAGTGAGCGGGAAAGCCATCGGGCCCCGGGGCCTTTGTCGGGAACATTTGGAAGAGTGCAGACTTCACCTCTTCCTTGGTATAAGGGGCGTTCAACATACTATTCATTTGGCCATTCACTTTAACCGGTATGTGAGAGAGAACCTCTTCCATTCCAATGGTATTTTCCGAAGCATATAAATTCTCGTAGAAGCTAGTTGCCATCGCTGCCATCTCCTCCTGATCGGACGTCATAGATCCATCAGCTCGCTGGAGCTCCAAAATGTGATTCTTGGCTTTCCTTGCACTAGCTTTTTTGTGGAAAAATTTAGTATTGATGTCCCCTTCAGCGAGCCATTGTATACGGGCCCTTTGACGCCACATGATTTCTTCCCGACAACACAGCTCGACCATTCGAGCTTCAACTTCCTCCTCTTCCGTGCTTGGTCCGACACGCATAGGTGTCGCTCTCAATTCCTCAAGCCTCTTGCGGAGCTGTCTGAGTTCAGATCGAACGGAACCAAAAGTGTAACGCCCCCACTTTTGTAGGTCTGTCGCTAAACTCGCTAGCTTCTCTGAAAAATCAGAAACTGACTGAGCCCTTGCTTTGGCTTTCCATGCATTCTCCAGAACAGACCCAAACTGACTGGGCTGCCCGAACACTCTCACTGACTAAGTCAGTCGCCAATAGGATTGGGGAGTGGTCGGACTTGACCGTCGTGAGATGCTCTACACTGGCAAATGGAAATAGAGCGGACCAAGAAGCTGACGCAAGTGCCCTGTCGAGGCGAACTCGACAGTAATGACCTCCAGAAACTTTCTTCTCCCACGTCCAGTCCAGCCCCTTATAGCCCAAGTCTGCAAGGGCACATAAATCAGTTGCCTCACGGGAAGCCTCCATCTGCGCACTATCTCTCTCATGTACTCCCATCTGCTCTTCTTTCCTGAGAATTTCATTAAAATCCCCAATACACAGCCACGGCAGAGTGCTTTCGCCTCTCAAACGCTTCATCATATCCCACGTCTTATAGCGGAGGCTTCTATTTGCTTCACCATAGAAACACGAGAGCCGCCATTGTTCCTTCAATGGTTCCTTAACCCATGCATCCACATGATACCAAGAAAAGTTTTTTATTGAGACATCTAAAGAATTTTTCCAAAAGATACATATGCCGCCACTGCGGCCAGAACTACCAACTCCAAAACTGAAATCAAAACCTAACGAAAAACGAAGACCTTCAACACGATTCTTTGGCAGTTGAGTTTCAACTAAGCAAAGAATCACCGGCGAACTCCTCTCCACAAGATCGCGGAGTTCTCTGACCGTCGCGGGGTCGCCAATCCCGCGGCAGTTCCAGCATAGTATTTTCATTGGGCCTGGCGGCGCCCCGGCTCGGAGCCCGCCAATAACGCCATCTTCTTATCCTTCGTCGGTGAGGAATCTTTCTTAGCTTTCTTCGATTCCCTTGGAGACACATACACCGGTGGAGGCGGTGGTGTATCAGACTCACTAATAGGTATAGCACTTGCAGCTCCCTTCTGTGCCAAAACTAGCGCTTGGCTTTGATCAGTGATGATTGGGTTCGTCCCTGTGTTACTTGTCTCTTCAGGCATGTTGCTACTAGCAGTAAGAAAATCATTCAGGTTACGCCGTGCCACTGGCTCCTCACTAGACGAGCTAAGGCCAGCAGGAGGTTTCAGAGGGCTAGTCACATCAGCATCTATAtcatctccatcttcaaagccaGCCTCCTGGGATGACCTTTTGCGCGGACCCTCCTGGTTACATGGTGGGGCTCTGCCACGCCCAGTCCCGGCTCTGCCTCGGCCCCGGGACCAGCCCCCTCGAGTGGAACGACCATACTGCTGTTGATCAGGGGCCACCTCCTTGCGTTGGGCGAGCATCCAGCTTCCAAACTGCCGCTGTTTTGGTTCCCACACCCCGTCTCCGCATTCTTCATGGTTGTGCCCCATGAAACCGCATACCTGGCAAAAGTAAGGGATCTTCTCGTATTTGACTGGGAGGAAGCGACGCCCCTCATCCGTGACATTCAGTGGCGTAACTCTGGTCAAGGGCTTGTTAACCAGCACCCTTGCGCGAACTCTGACATAATCTCCCTCATAGTAGAGCTTTGGAGCGAGTACCACCTCCTTAACTCTGCCAATGCGTCGAGCGAGTTGATCCACAATTTCTGTTTTACGATACAGATCAGGGATATTATGGATTTGTGCCCAAACATACAGACCATCAAAGACCACTGATTCCGGGTCTGTCTTGCCATCGTAATCCTCGATCAAAAGCCCCATCCCCTTGAACAGCCATGGGCCGCCATGGACGACCTTCTTCCAGTCTCCCAAACAGAACATCTGGAACACAAACAGATTGTCGCCTGCCTCTCTGAACTTCGGCACCTGCGCTAGCCCCCAGATCGATTTTAGTGTCTCAAACATAGTGGTGGAACTAAAGCGGCGCGTCGTGTTCAGCTTCCCGATTGCCATCCACCGTGCCTCTGCCTCAAATTTCCTCAACTCCTCCTCGCCTACGACCACGTCATCCAACTCCTCGTCCTTCAGATCGAGGTCCTGCAGCATCTCCTCCAAGTTCCTTCTGGTCCAGCCGGTCGTCGATGAGGATCCTTCCGGAGTCGCCATCTAGGGTTAGGCCAAGTAGACCCCCGCGTGGAAAAAAGAAGGCTAAGATCCTAAACTCCCAGCAGCAGACCAGGGAGGTGTGCGCTAGCAGGAGGAGGACCGGCAGCCGGGGAAAAAACTCACAACGGCGATGGGATCGCCGTCGGAGGACGAGAAACCCTCGCATCATGTTTTTTTTTGAGAATGAGAATTGGCGGCTGGCCATTCCCAAGGCGAAGCAGGGTGCCAGGCACCCAGGGCCACTAGGCCCAGGGCGTAGGATTATTTTAGCGCAGCCAAGGCCCAGTTCCCAGCCCAAACACACACAACGTATCCCAGCCCAAACGCCACGAGCTCTACGACGCACGCTTCCCTCaatcaaaaaaagaaaaagaaaaacctaacGCACGGAGGCTGAACGCACGCACGCACTCCGGCGCCGCCTCCCCGTTCCCGGCCTCCCCCCCGCGCTCAGTGGCCGTGCCCCTTGCATCCTGGCCGTGCTGCACTGCTTCTGCGTTGCGCCGTGCGCCCCTGCTGGCTCCGGCCAGCCGGCCTTCCCCCGCGGCGGCGACGAGCAGAGCAGCCGACGAGGCGACGAAGGACTCTTCCGCTGCGCCCCGGGCCCGTGATTCTGCCGCCGCCGGCTCTGTGTGACCTGCCGCTGGCtactgccgccgccgcgcccttAGTCTCGCTGGTAATTTGGTCTTGTTGAATTGGTGTATGAATTCTCTGATTGTCACAGTGAATAGATGATTTAAATGTTGGACTGGAACTCGAATTGATTCATTTTGCAGAAATAGAAATTGGTGTATGCATTGTCTGATTGTCACCATAGATGATTTGTAGCTTTGTCATGTTTTATCTCTTTTGTTAGATTGTTAAGCATTGAGATTAAATTCTAGATTTATTGAGCAACTGGGCTTTATTTCCCATGGGGCATTTCTGGGGTGTCATAAGTGCCAAAGTTTTTCAATGTTGACAGAAAATAAATTTGGCCCGGGGTTTGCTTCAATCCTGACAACGCCACTGGCCATTCCTACAGTGCCGGCGACGAGCGGCAGAGCAGGAGGAGGCGCCCGGCGATTCGGATGAGATGAACTGCACTGGAAATTTTCAGTCCCATACTGCTAACTGACCAGGGAAATGACTGGTCTGTGAACTTCGGCTCAATAGAGTTGAGAGCCACTAGTGAGTAGAGAGTGTATACTATACAGTAGAGGACTAGTTATTGTTGTGTGTGTTTGCAGAGTTTATGATTCAAAATATTACACAAGTACTATCTGCCCTGCCCCAAATTGTTTCTTTCTGACCAGATATCACAGAAATAAACAAACAGTTTCAGTGATTTCATTTCATTCAAACTAACTTCAGATAAGCCATCAAAGAAGTGGGCAAGCATTTTTAGAAAAGAGAGCAAATGCGCACAACTTAAGGGAATATGGGTCTCCTTTTGGCGAAAGCATCAATTCCCCCAGTAGTCTCTTAATCAGTTCGGATGCTACTGTACGTGAAGGATGTTCGTTCTGAGCCAGATTGAGCACAACCTGCCGATGCCTCCGCACTTGCTGAATCGCCCTCTTGTCGACGCCATCAAGGCCGAGCTCGAGAGGCTCTTCCTGGATAAGGTAGTGTGAACTTGGGTCACATAATCATCACTACATGCCAAGATTTTGTTCACAATACCAGAATTCTTTACCACCCAATGGTTCTTAAATGTATTTCTAAATCTATGTTTGGAATTGCACTGAGGTGGTTGCAAATCTCGGGCTCTGCGTGTCCGTCTATGACATCCTTTCCGTTGAAGGCGGATTCATCTTTCCAGGAGAGAGCTGCTCGACGTATAAAGTAATTTGTGCTATCATTTTTGTCATCCATTTATGTTTATTAAAGAATGGGAGATGTTACTACTTGCTAATTCTGTATGTTGTTTAGTATATGCTCTGTAAGCTCTGTCAAGATCAATGCCTAAAAGGGTGACTACATTGCTTTTCCACGCCCTTCTGTTTGTGCAGTTGAGTTGGATACCTGAAGTTCCAGTATGTTTAAGTTCTTTCCTGTGCAGTTTCTCACTGTTGCATGTAACCCCAGAGCCTTCTTAGTAGTGCCTAGCATATGATTGATGTGCTTGCATAGAACTAAAAGTTTTGGGATTGATATGGTAAGTTTGTCACCTGGGTAGTTTGTCTCTTAGACACTAAACTGTTTAATATTAGTTTTAAACAACTACAACTTTGAATAGCAGTAGTTCCCCTCAATTTTTACTTATTTAGCCGACTACTTGGTGCCAAGATCCAGTTTGCCTTGCTGTTAGTTAATGCTGATTATTTCTCTGGCTCAAGTCGGTAGTCTTGTTGTTTCCTAGCCGGTGTGCTACTTCTTTTGAACGACTCACTGTAAATAGTATGTGAAATTTGTACCATGGTTGCACTTCTCATGTCGCTGTTAGCACAAACTTTATGATCTTGTAATCCGAGGCTTTATACATTTTATAAATCATGCTTAGATTCCCTTCATTTTCCTCATTTTGGACAGGTTTTCTTTAGGTTATTGATGTTCAGGCCCTTTCTTGGGGAGGTTATTGTTGGGAAAATCAGTGGATATGATGAGGAGGGTTTACAAGGTGACTTTGTTATTTTCTCGTTGGCTTTTTGTTTGCTAATTGATTTTCAACCTTCTGTAATCCCTTGCTTGAATTCATGCGTACTTATTGTATCGTGTCTTCAATTTTCATAACATATTGCACTGCTGGCAAACTTTTCATAATTTCATCATGATATATCCATTCTGATGCAAAAAAAAAAAGCATATCTGATTCTgcacctccccccccccccccccctacatGTCAGTCCACATAGTTACTTTTGAGAAGGACCTTATTTGTTTTCTTCCGGGCATGTGGAAGTTGGTCGCACTACATCCTGATCTATAAGCTCGAACGCTGATATGGCACGATGGTACGCACATGACCCTTCTGTTGCAGGCATATTACAGTTTCATATAGAGTTCTCCTGATGTCAGTGAATTCTAAGCCCAAGTCTTCGAGTCTTTGGTTGGAGAATCTGTACGGGTTTGCCATGGACTTGTCGTTCTCTTCACACCTGTTGAGGTAGAAATCGGTAGTCGGTACAGTTATAGATATGGACACGCATATGCAGAAGGTTGATATTTCATTCAGAGTAAACGAACATACTTGGAAGTGATAGGATAGTGTGGAAAAAGACCCCTGATCAACTGGAGGAGGCAACTGCGGTGTAGTGCCGTGCCGAAGCAGAGGTAGCGGCCGCGGGCGTGGTGGTGCTCGTAGACAAGAAGATGGGCATGTACGACGTCGCGGACATCTGTGTAGATGGCGACAGCGTTGGGGTAGGCCTTCTTAGTACCCATTAGGTACCTTGCGACATGGTAATTGCTGGCATTTAAAGACCGTTGCAGCATGGGACCGATGGTCATTGGCGGCACCACAACCGCCAGCTGCAGCCCCCTCCTAGTTGCCTCCTCCGTTGCTGCCATCTCTGCCATCATCTTggcacaacaataatagttcTGCACAATGAAATTGTTAGATTCCTGAGACGACACGCACTGTTTGtttcatactccctccatccaaaattacttgtcgcagaaatggatgcatctagaactaaaatacgtctagatacatccatttccgtGGCAAGTAATTCCGGACCGAGGGACTACATGCGTATTATGTTTGGAAATCAGCTTCGGGCCATTGCTTTTGAGCTCCTTATATCCTTGATCAATTCGCCTTTCCTATCGGTTTGGGTCTTTGGGAGGTCTTGGGTTTGACCCGACCGCGCatattttattttagtttttgttAAAAAGTTTGACTTCCGGGTGCCGCAAATTAATTGGTAACAATGTGCAAAAACAAACTGTTGAATTGGGAACAAACACTGGACCTGCCAAAAGATATGCATAGCAAGTTTCTAAGACGCTATGAGGGCCTTTTGGTATCACTTGCATTTAGAGATACTATACTAGTATATTATTTTCAGACAGTTTCGAAAACATCAAGTTTCCGTTTGGGATTCAGTTAAAAATGGTTGACTTTCGCCGAAATCCATCCGTTTTGGTGTTTTTTAAAATAAAGAAAAGATCAGGGGTGGCCGGTAAGAATCTATTTCAGCTGATTGCTCATCATTATTATGATTTGTGGATTGAGTTCCAAACAttgttctttttatttttatacATGGCTGTTTTTTTCACTTTAATTTAGTTTTTTGTGCTTAAATATTATTGCAATGAATGTTAGGTCGCTCCAGAAATATCATATGCCTGTCTGTTTGCAGAATTCATAGTCGCTCCAGCATGTCTCGTCCAAGATGGTGTCGGGGCTTCTGTTGGGGTTCATGTGCACTGTGCCGTACGAAGAAGTGTAAACAAGGCGGCGGATGCCCATGTCCGCCGCCGCGTTCACCACGTTTCTGGTTCCCTCCACGGCGACTGGCATGAGTTCCTACACAGAGCCCCGCGGCCGAGAACAGGCAGCTAGCATTAATTATGTATATGATAATTACGTATATATGCTGCAAAATAGCAAGTGAACTGACAACATCGTTGGACACTGGAGAGGCAACATGGAAGACACCATTGCAGCCATCGAAGGCGGCACGGAGGCTGTCGTAGTCCAGGACGTCGGCGCGGCGCAAGGATAGCCTCTCATCGGCTCCCTCCAAGGTATGCAAGTGGATGTTCTTGCGGTCCGCTTCACATGATTGATGCACGACGCCAAGCAAGTGATGGACTAGCAAAGGTAACTAGCTAGGAGGTATATATGCAAGATGCATGTGCTTAGAGGTACCTGGGTCTCTAGCGGTTCCCCTGACACGGTAGCCACGGTGGAGGAGCTCCTTCACCACCCATGACCCAATGAAGCCCCCTGCCCCCGTCACACAAACTAGCTCCTGCGTTCGCTGCTTATCAGCGCTGCTGTTATTGGCCATGGAATCGATTTCTGGCTGTAACTTGCAACACTGAGAGAGACTAAATTGATTCTCTTTCCTGCTACGTACACAAACTTTCCTTGTGGGTTGCCGTGTATTTATAATGCAATGCATGCTTATACCTGGCCTGGGTCTCTATCTAATAACTTCTTAAAAAAGTTATGGCTGTGTGCATAGCCGAGGGTATTCCTCTCTTTTCGGAAAACAAATTCTAACTATAAAAATAAGCTAGGCAAGTGGGGCCTAGTGCTATATAAATACCTAGATACATCAGCAACCGGAGAACAATCAGAAGTTAATTAAGCACATATATACTACCAAAAGTAGAGTCATGGAGCCTAACATGGGGCAAGCCCTGGCTGCCGTCCTCATACTGCTGGTGACCACGAGAGCACTATGGTATCTGCTTTGGAGGCCATATGCTGTGGCCAGGTGGTTCGGGCGGCAGGGCATCCAAGGTCCGCCTTACAGGTTCCTGGTTGGGTCCCTGCCGGAGTGCCAAACGATGCTGGTCGCCGGGAGAGCCAAGGCTCTGGACACCAGCTCCCACGACTGCATCACCACTGTGCAACCCTTCTTCCGGAAATGGGCCTCCCAGTATGGTAATGAACTAATTGAATGTCTGTACCCAGATCGTTATGGTGTGTAGTATAAAATATAATCACATGTATGTGCTGTGCAATTAATCAGGGAAAACATTCCTGTACTGGTTGGGGCCGACACCAGCCCTGTGTTGTACTGACATGGAGCTTGTGAAGCAAATGTTCAGCGACAGGACAGACGTGTTCCAAAAAGAATACTTGAATCCGAGCCTGGACTCAATTCTAGGGAACAGGGTCATATTTGCAAACGGAGACGACTGGAAGCGACGCCGCAAATTCGTCCACCCGGCTTTCAACCAGGAGACGATCAAGGTTAATAACATTACAGTGCGGAAGAGAACATTATGCTTGAATGTTTTCAGTCCATGTCAGCAATAGCGTGGGAGTGCATGCAGCAGGCGATGGAACGGTGGTGCGCCCAACTGCAAGAGCAGCAGCAAGCCGAGATAGACATGAGGCATGACTCCGACGAGATAGCCATGGGTGTCATTGCGCGAGTGATGTTGGGCAAGGACCACGAGGAGGCCCGGGAGGTGATGGTCGCCGGAAGGGAGCAGATGGAGATTGCCGCATATGCGTTCGCAGATCTCCCGTTACCTGGATTCAGGTAGAAACTCAAAAGACCGTCCAGAATGAATGAATCGGTCGAATTAATATTGGTTATTTCTAGGTACCTGCCGACACGTCGCAACCGTCGGACGTGGCAGCTCGACAAGCTCGTGACAAGCAAGATCTCGCACATCCTAAAGGCACGACTTGCGCAGCGTCTACGAAGATGACCTGCTCGGGCAGATGCTCCAGCTGCAGGCATGCAGAAGCAGCGCCGAGACTCTGAGCACCCAGGAGATGATTGGCGAGTGCAGGACTCTATTCGCAGCAGGGTATGAAACCAACGCCAGCGTCATCACCTGGGCGATGTTCCTGCTCGCCAGCTACCCACGCTGGCAGGAGATGGTCAGGGAGGAGTCGTACGGGAATATCCTGCTCACCAGCTACCCCCGGTTGACACCCTTGGCAAACTCAAGCTGGTATAGATCGACAAAAAAAATCTTATTGCATGCAGTGCACCGTGCATACATCTAATGAGTGCCTGCCGTGGTGAC contains the following coding sequences:
- the LOC125526646 gene encoding DNA-directed RNA polymerase III subunit RPC8-like is translated as MFVLSQIEHNLPMPPHLLNRPLVDAIKAELERLFLDKVVANLGLCVSVYDILSVEGGFIFPGESCSTYKVFFRLLMFRPFLGEVIVGKISGYDEEGLQEFIVAPACLVQDGVGASVGVHVHCAVRRSVNKAADAHVRRRVHHVSGSLHGDWHEFLHRAPRPRTGS